In the genome of Notamacropus eugenii isolate mMacEug1 chromosome 5, mMacEug1.pri_v2, whole genome shotgun sequence, one region contains:
- the LOC140508489 gene encoding olfactory receptor 14A16-like, with the protein MTNATLVTEFILMGFSEVRELQILHAVLFLLMYLGPLLGNLLIIALTIFDKQLHTPMYFFLKHLSFLDLCYISVTVPKFISNTLTNRNSISFLRCIIQVFLVIFLACTELTLLTAMSYDRYVAICHPLHYAAIMKRRTCVKLAASSWLSGSLSGLLHTATSFSLPFCESTRIHQFFCEIPQILRLSCSDNYSAEVGALVVTSSLSFGCFLSIAFSYIHIFSTVLKIPSVVGQSKAFSTCIPHLIVVTMFLHSAAVAYVKPASVCPSFGDLLVSVFYTVLPPTLNPIIYSLRNKDMKVALRKLVRRSH; encoded by the coding sequence ATGACCAATgccactttggtgactgaattcATCCTCATGGGGTTCTCTGAGGTCCGTGAGCTACAGATATTACATGCTGTGCTATTCCTGTTGATGTATTTGGGACCCCTGCTGGGAAATCTACTCATCATTGCCCTTACCATCTTTGATAAACAGCTCCACACCCCCATGTATTTCTTTCTGAAGCATTTGTCCTTTTTAGATCTCTGCTACATCTCTGTCACTGTCCCCAAATTCATCAGCAATACCCTGACCAACAGAAACTCCATCTCTTTCCTAAGATGCATCATCCAagtttttttggtcatttttttggCCTGTACAGAATTAACCTTGCTCACAGCTATGTCCTATGATCGTTATGTGGCCATATGCCATCCCCTGCACTATGCTGCCATCATGAAGAGAAGGACCTGTGTGAAGCTGGCAGCTTCTTCATGGCTCAGTGGGAGCCTTTCAGGCCTCCTACACACAGCCACCAGCTTTTCCCTGCCTTTCTGTGAGTCTACCAGGATTCATCAATTCTTTTGTGAGATCCCCCAAATCCTCAGACTTTCCTGCTCAGACAATTACTCAGCTGAAGTTGGAGCCCTTGTTGTCACTTCCTCTTTGAGTTTTGGCTGTTTCCTCTCCATTGCCTTCTCATATATCCACATATTCTCAACTGTTCTGAAGATCCCCTCTGTGGTGGGTCAGTCCAAAGCTTTCTCCACTTGCATACCACATCTTATTGTTGTCACTATGTTTCTTCATAGTGCAGCAGTTGCCTACGTAAAGCCAGCCTCAGTCTGTCCCTCTTTTGGGGACTTATTGGTGTCTGTCTTCTATACTGTTCTGCCCCCTACTCTGAACCCCATCATCTATAGCCTAAGGAACAAGGACATGAAAGTTGCCCTCAGGAAGCTGGTGAGGCGATCACATTAA